The sequence GGTCTGTCGCCGGAGATGCCTTCGCCCGTTGTGCTCAATCTCAGTCCCGGGGCAGGTTTCACACCATTCTCAAGTTGGTATTAACGCCTTTATATAGAGGGTGAAGTTCAGCGCCTAAGAACTAATACCCACGATATAGCCGCACAAAAAAAGGCCTTGATAATCAAGGCCCGGGTTTTTTCAGTGGAAGGGGGAAGGACGGCGAAAACTTAAGTTATATACACACAATTAACGGTGTACCGCGTGCTCAGGCAATGGGTTGCCACTGCCCGACCATGTGTTCCAGGTCTTGTGCACCGATCAGCCGCAACTCACCACTGGACCCCGCCGCACTCGCCAATAAGGTCACCTCACTGGGCAGGCGTACCGGTTTGCGAAAGTGCACGGCGATCTCGAGGTTGGCCTTGGGCAAATGATCACTCAGCGCCGCGAGTGTGCGTGCCTTGTTCCACAGACCATGGGCGATCGCTGTCGGAAAGCCGAACAACCTGGCACTCGCCGCACTCAAGTGAATCGGGTTGTAGTCTCCGGAGACTTTGGCGTATTGCCGCCCGATATCGGCCGGGGCTTTCCAGCGCGCCACCTCCACCAGCGATTGCGAGGGTTCCCAGTCTTGTTCGACAGCTTCGCCCTCAAGCTTCACGCCGCGACAGAGCATCTGGCTTTCGGCTTCCCACAACGGCCCGAGCTGATCATCCAGCGTGGTCAGCAGATCGAACGTTGCACCTTTGGGATGCGCTTGCAGATTTGTCACGCGCACGCTCACTTGCGCCCGACCGATGCCGCCCATCGGGCGCAACACGCGAATGCGGTTGCTCAGATGAATCAACCCCAGCAGCGGAAACGGAAACCCCTTGGCGGTGAGCAATTGCATCTGCAAGGCGAAGGCGAGGATGTGCGGATAGGTCGGTGGCAGCAGGCCGTCATCGACAAAACCGCAGACCTTGCGATAAGCCGCCAGGCGCTTGCCATCGACATCGACCCAACAGCGCAAACCACTGTCGGGCAACCGGGTGCCGGTGATTTTCCGTCGCGTCGCCGCCCGCGCGTACAGCCCGGGCAGATTCGGTTCGCGATCCAGCGTGTGCCATTCGATGCTCATTGCCTAAGCCCCCAGAACACTTTGTCCACAGACCCGCAGCGCCTGCCCGGTGAACGCGCCGGTGCCCGGTTGCGCCAGCCACGCGACCGCTTCGGCAACGTCCTGCGGCAAGCCGCCCTGGCCCAGCGAACTCATGCGCCGCCCGGCCTCGCGCAGACCGAACGGGATGTGTGCGGTCATCTGCGTTTCGATAAAACCGGGAGCGACGGCGTTGATGCTGATGCCACGTTCCAGCAACGTCGGAGCCCAGGCTTGCGCCAGCCCGATCAAACCGGCCTTGCTCGCGGCGTAGTTGGTTTGCCCGCGATTGCCGGCGATGCCGCTGATCGAGGCCAGCAGAATCACCCGCGCGTTGTCGAGCAACGTGCCGCTGTCGAGCAGGGCTTTGGTCAACACTTGCGGGGCATTGAGGTTGACCGCCAGCACCGCGTCCCAGAACTCCGGCGTCATGTTGGCCAGGGTTTTGTCGCGGGTGATGCCGGCGTTGTGCACCAGAATGTCGAGGCCGTCGGGCAGCTGTTCGATCAGTTGCGTGGCGGCGTCTTCGGCGCAGATATCGAGGGTGATGGCGCGCCCGCCGAGGCGCGCGGCGAGGGCTTCCAGATCAGTCTTGGCCGGTGGTACATCGAGCAGGATCACGTCGGCGCCATCGCGGGCCAGCGTTTCG comes from Pseudomonas sp. RU47 and encodes:
- a CDS encoding MaoC family dehydratase; amino-acid sequence: MSIEWHTLDREPNLPGLYARAATRRKITGTRLPDSGLRCWVDVDGKRLAAYRKVCGFVDDGLLPPTYPHILAFALQMQLLTAKGFPFPLLGLIHLSNRIRVLRPMGGIGRAQVSVRVTNLQAHPKGATFDLLTTLDDQLGPLWEAESQMLCRGVKLEGEAVEQDWEPSQSLVEVARWKAPADIGRQYAKVSGDYNPIHLSAASARLFGFPTAIAHGLWNKARTLAALSDHLPKANLEIAVHFRKPVRLPSEVTLLASAAGSSGELRLIGAQDLEHMVGQWQPIA